Proteins encoded in a region of the Phycisphaerae bacterium genome:
- the nuoB gene encoding NADH-quinone oxidoreductase subunit NuoB, which translates to MIKALIARIKQGYHTYPFPAKPPVMPERFKGRPILHHDKCNQCKACEKICPTGAIILKDNKICIDMGKCIFCGSCAEICSAGAIEFSGDYRLAATCRDDLLVSDKEVKLAQMLNEQSRRIFGRSLKLRQVSAGGCNACEADTNVLTTLTFDLARFGIQFVASPRHSDGILVTGPVTGNMRLALEKTYDAIPAPKFVIAVGACAISGGIYCGHQETNNGIGDIVPVDLYIPGCPPHPYTILDGLITFLGHH; encoded by the coding sequence ATGATAAAAGCATTAATAGCACGTATAAAACAGGGTTATCACACATATCCGTTTCCGGCAAAGCCGCCGGTTATGCCCGAGCGGTTCAAAGGCAGACCGATTCTGCACCACGACAAATGCAATCAATGCAAGGCCTGCGAAAAAATCTGTCCGACAGGTGCGATAATTTTGAAAGATAATAAGATTTGTATCGATATGGGCAAATGTATTTTCTGCGGAAGCTGCGCTGAAATATGTTCAGCCGGAGCGATTGAATTTTCCGGCGATTATCGCCTTGCCGCAACTTGTCGCGATGACCTGCTGGTTTCGGATAAGGAAGTAAAACTGGCGCAAATGCTCAATGAGCAAAGCCGCAGAATATTCGGTCGCTCTCTCAAACTCCGTCAGGTCAGCGCCGGCGGCTGCAATGCCTGTGAAGCCGACACTAATGTGCTAACGACACTTACATTTGATCTTGCCAGATTCGGAATTCAATTTGTCGCTTCGCCGCGGCATTCCGATGGAATACTCGTAACAGGCCCCGTGACAGGGAATATGCGATTAGCGTTGGAAAAAACTTACGATGCAATCCCGGCCCCGAAATTTGTAATCGCCGTTGGCGCTTGCGCAATTTCCGGGGGTATCTATTGCGGCCATCAGGAGACTAACAACGGAATCGGTGATATTGTGCCGGTCGATTTGTACATACCCGGCTGTCCACCTCACCCTTATACTATTCTTGATGGACTTATAACATTTCTTGGCCATCATT
- a CDS encoding NADH-quinone oxidoreductase subunit C translates to MSRQILSLYNCKTADIGELPFLTNEDFRDTVINEVNSGGHIAAFFGVSQDNDIVKLVIVLADDHHGILRLATTSVKESYPSLTPDCPQAHWFEREIAEQFGIRPDGHPWLKPIRFHRSYTQHNLWNGSGPGITDFFRVEGSEIHEVAVGPVHAGIIEPGHFRFQCNGENVLHLEISLGYQHRGIEQRMTGSPHNKSIHYIETTAGDTTIGHTLAHCHVLEALSSCSAPIRAHSLRGIALELERLANHTGDLGALAGDIGYLPTSSFCGRIRGDFLNMTAMLCGNRFGRNLIRPGGMAFDIEKQHIDELRRRLVAALKDVTNAANCLWTTPSVLSRLEDTGILSKQTATDLGLVGPAARACGLERDCRYNFAGGVFQFNQIPVATWNTGDVFARAYVRWLEIQHSTAFINNLLDTMPAGKIQVNTSSAAPNKIAVSLVEGWRGEICHVAITDESGKLARYKIIDPSFHNWMGLAVAMRNQQISDFPLCNKSFNLSYCGHDL, encoded by the coding sequence ATGAGCCGCCAAATACTTAGCCTTTACAATTGTAAGACAGCCGATATAGGCGAATTGCCATTTTTGACAAATGAGGATTTTAGAGATACCGTTATAAATGAGGTTAATAGCGGCGGACACATCGCCGCATTTTTCGGTGTTTCGCAGGATAACGACATAGTAAAATTGGTTATTGTTCTCGCCGATGACCACCATGGCATATTGCGATTGGCAACGACGAGCGTAAAGGAAAGCTATCCATCATTGACGCCGGATTGTCCGCAGGCACATTGGTTCGAGCGCGAGATTGCCGAGCAGTTCGGGATTCGTCCCGACGGTCATCCCTGGCTAAAGCCGATACGTTTTCATCGATCCTATACACAGCATAATTTGTGGAATGGTTCTGGGCCGGGCATAACAGATTTTTTCCGCGTCGAGGGCAGTGAAATACACGAAGTCGCCGTCGGCCCTGTTCACGCAGGCATCATCGAGCCGGGACACTTTCGTTTCCAATGCAATGGAGAAAATGTTCTGCATCTGGAAATATCATTGGGCTATCAGCATCGCGGCATAGAACAGCGAATGACAGGTTCGCCGCATAACAAGTCGATTCATTACATCGAAACCACTGCCGGCGATACCACGATAGGCCATACGCTGGCACACTGCCATGTTCTTGAGGCATTGAGTTCCTGCTCGGCACCGATTCGGGCGCATTCGCTTCGCGGCATCGCTCTCGAACTTGAACGGCTCGCCAATCATACCGGCGACCTCGGAGCGCTGGCCGGCGATATCGGGTATCTGCCCACCTCGTCGTTTTGCGGACGTATTCGCGGAGATTTTCTTAATATGACGGCGATGCTCTGCGGCAATCGTTTCGGCCGCAATTTAATTCGGCCGGGAGGAATGGCTTTCGATATTGAAAAACAACACATCGATGAACTTCGTCGGCGTTTGGTGGCGGCACTAAAAGATGTTACTAATGCGGCCAATTGTTTATGGACGACTCCATCGGTACTTAGCCGATTAGAAGACACCGGCATATTGTCAAAACAAACGGCCACAGACCTGGGTCTTGTTGGTCCGGCAGCCCGTGCCTGCGGTCTCGAACGCGACTGTCGTTATAATTTCGCCGGCGGAGTTTTTCAGTTCAATCAGATTCCAGTTGCAACGTGGAATACCGGAGACGTTTTCGCCCGCGCTTATGTTCGATGGCTCGAAATCCAGCATTCCACTGCGTTCATTAACAACCTTCTCGATACGATGCCTGCGGGTAAGATACAGGTTAATACATCATCCGCGGCGCCGAACAAAATCGCCGTATCGCTCGTCGAAGGCTGGCGAGGCGAAATATGCCATGTTGCTATAACTGATGAATCAGGGAAATTGGCCCGTTATAAAATTATTGATCCTTCGTTCCATAATTGGATGGGTTTGGCTGTTGCGATGAGAAATCAGCAGATATCCGATTTCCCGCTGTGCAATAAAAGTTTCAATCTCTCTTACTGTGGACACGACCTGTGA
- a CDS encoding proton-conducting transporter membrane subunit gives MIWALLLIPFTAALLSLLIRSDKLRRSILVVAAFSHAAIMAASWIHTPAPILNGWFEIDPIAQLFMSITDVLFLMASLYAIGYLKAERRSQKKDFEEGEFFANAPETIFTGCLLMFLTTMTIVITSQNFGMLWVAMEATTLVTAPLIYFHRHHRSLEATWKYLLICSVGIAVSLLGNFFLAIAASAHNGVSIPLMRSDLIANASQLWEPWVKAAFIFFLVGYGTKMGLAPLHTWLPDAHSEAPSLVSALLSGALLNCAFVGILRAFEVTTAAGHIAFAQDLLMFFGLVSMTFAAVFVIGQADYKRMLAYSSVEHIGILAMGVGLGGAAVFGSMLHAVNHSLTKAALFLVAGNILAAYKTKTAGDVRGVLSAIPASGLLWTAGILAITGFPPFGIFLSEFLILKASIDQGRYAVAVTYLVLLAIIFIGISAIALRMTQGRNVKPVSVEGERTLSIVPPAILLLGTLVLGVYVPPHLSSLLHHIANLLGGY, from the coding sequence ATGATTTGGGCATTATTATTGATACCATTTACTGCCGCTCTGCTGAGCCTGCTTATCCGCAGCGATAAGCTGCGGCGGAGTATTCTTGTTGTCGCGGCCTTTAGCCACGCTGCGATTATGGCGGCAAGCTGGATTCATACGCCTGCTCCGATATTAAACGGCTGGTTTGAAATAGACCCTATAGCGCAATTGTTTATGAGTATTACCGATGTTTTATTCCTTATGGCTTCGCTGTACGCCATAGGCTATCTCAAGGCTGAGCGACGCAGCCAAAAGAAGGATTTCGAGGAAGGCGAATTCTTTGCCAATGCCCCTGAAACCATTTTTACCGGCTGCCTCCTGATGTTCCTGACGACAATGACAATAGTTATTACCAGTCAAAACTTCGGAATGCTCTGGGTTGCTATGGAAGCAACGACACTGGTAACGGCACCACTGATTTATTTTCACCGTCATCACCGTTCGCTCGAAGCAACGTGGAAATATCTTTTAATTTGCTCGGTAGGTATCGCGGTATCTCTGTTGGGCAATTTCTTTCTTGCCATTGCCGCATCGGCGCATAACGGAGTATCAATACCTCTGATGCGCAGTGACCTTATCGCCAATGCTTCGCAATTATGGGAACCATGGGTTAAGGCGGCCTTTATATTTTTTCTGGTAGGCTACGGCACAAAAATGGGTCTTGCCCCTCTTCATACATGGCTGCCGGATGCGCATTCTGAAGCGCCATCGCTTGTATCGGCACTTCTTTCAGGTGCGCTGCTTAACTGTGCGTTTGTCGGCATTTTAAGGGCGTTTGAAGTAACCACTGCCGCAGGACATATAGCCTTTGCGCAGGACCTTCTGATGTTTTTCGGGCTTGTCTCGATGACATTCGCGGCCGTGTTCGTTATCGGCCAGGCAGATTATAAACGTATGCTTGCTTATTCGAGCGTCGAGCATATCGGCATCCTCGCTATGGGTGTCGGACTGGGCGGCGCGGCCGTATTCGGTTCGATGCTGCACGCAGTCAACCATTCGCTCACTAAGGCGGCTCTGTTTTTGGTTGCTGGAAATATCCTTGCCGCATATAAAACCAAAACCGCAGGCGATGTACGGGGCGTGCTCTCGGCAATACCGGCATCGGGACTATTGTGGACAGCGGGAATACTGGCGATTACAGGCTTTCCGCCTTTTGGAATATTTCTAAGTGAATTTTTGATTCTTAAAGCGAGTATCGACCAGGGACGCTATGCCGTCGCCGTAACGTATCTGGTGCTTCTGGCGATTATTTTCATCGGCATATCCGCTATCGCATTGCGAATGACGCAGGGCCGAAACGTGAAACCTGTCAGTGTAGAGGGTGAGCGAACTCTTTCGATTGTGCCGCCTGCAATATTATTATTGGGAACGCTTGTACTCGGAGTTTATGTTCCGCCGCATCTAAGCAGCCTCCTGCATCATATCGCCAATCTGCTGGGAGGTTATTAA
- a CDS encoding hydrogenase, whose amino-acid sequence MRTDIIMVLLILTNMVVLGSSRLRACIHVVAAQGVALGILPLIIHSFEPQLLIFAVLSVLLKGVIFPLMLWRTLRQLNVWREDDPYVGYGLSLLMGPIALAFSYWISTRLPMPFSVHSPMLIPVAMFTLIVGLFIIISRKKALTQVLGYLVLENGIYAFGMAIASQQPMLIELGILLDVFVGVFVMGIAIFHISRQFDHINTDQLSTLKD is encoded by the coding sequence GTGCGGACAGATATTATAATGGTATTGCTGATACTTACGAACATGGTTGTTCTGGGAAGCAGCAGACTTCGCGCCTGTATTCATGTTGTGGCCGCTCAGGGAGTAGCTCTCGGCATACTGCCGCTGATTATCCACAGTTTTGAGCCGCAACTGCTTATATTTGCCGTACTAAGTGTCCTTCTTAAAGGCGTCATCTTTCCATTGATGCTCTGGCGGACGCTTAGGCAGCTAAATGTCTGGCGTGAAGACGACCCGTATGTCGGATATGGTCTGTCGCTCCTGATGGGACCGATTGCACTTGCGTTTTCGTATTGGATAAGCACGCGACTGCCTATGCCGTTTAGTGTTCATTCACCAATGCTTATTCCAGTAGCGATGTTTACGCTGATTGTTGGATTGTTTATTATCATCAGCCGCAAAAAGGCGCTAACGCAGGTATTGGGATACCTGGTGCTTGAAAATGGTATTTACGCCTTTGGTATGGCTATTGCCAGTCAGCAGCCTATGCTAATCGAACTGGGAATTCTGCTCGATGTATTCGTAGGCGTATTTGTAATGGGCATCGCAATTTTCCATATCAGCAGACAATTCGACCATATCAATACCGACCAATTGAGTACGCTAAAGGACTAA
- a CDS encoding NADH-quinone oxidoreductase subunit H — protein MTNIAIMIIQPVIAMLLAPMLLGVINRVKAFFAGRRGQPLLQPYYDLWRLLHKGVVYSTTTSWVFKIAPVICLTAIILTAFIVPLGGGRSLLSFNGDLIFAAYLLGLMRFFIVIGALDTGSSFEGMGASREVQFSALAEPALFIALAAMARQTSSVSLSGIFSAVTPQMWTSNCATPLLTAAAMIIVLLTENARIPVDDPNTHLELTMIHEVMVLDNSGPDFAFILYGSALKLWIFAAILVGMLLPMNQMPLWISIPAAVAAVFAVSVFIGIVESCMARFRLISVPNLLFTSISLAILSLVFALRN, from the coding sequence ATGACGAACATAGCAATAATGATAATCCAACCTGTTATTGCGATGCTGCTTGCACCAATGCTTTTGGGTGTAATCAATAGGGTCAAGGCATTTTTCGCAGGCAGACGCGGCCAGCCATTGCTTCAGCCGTACTACGACCTTTGGCGTCTGCTTCACAAAGGCGTCGTTTACAGCACGACAACATCGTGGGTATTCAAAATAGCCCCGGTTATCTGTCTTACGGCAATTATACTGACAGCATTTATCGTTCCTCTCGGCGGTGGCCGCAGTTTGTTAAGCTTTAACGGCGATTTAATTTTCGCGGCTTATTTACTTGGACTGATGAGATTTTTCATTGTCATCGGTGCGCTGGATACCGGCTCAAGTTTCGAGGGAATGGGTGCAAGCCGTGAAGTGCAGTTTTCCGCACTGGCAGAACCGGCTTTATTTATCGCATTGGCGGCTATGGCAAGGCAGACTTCAAGCGTTTCTCTTTCCGGTATTTTCTCTGCTGTTACACCGCAGATGTGGACGAGCAATTGCGCGACACCGCTGCTGACGGCAGCGGCGATGATTATTGTTCTTCTTACGGAGAACGCACGCATTCCGGTAGACGACCCGAATACTCATCTTGAGCTGACAATGATTCACGAGGTGATGGTACTCGATAACAGCGGGCCTGATTTTGCATTTATTTTATACGGTTCCGCACTGAAGCTGTGGATATTTGCCGCGATATTAGTAGGAATGCTTTTGCCGATGAATCAAATGCCGTTATGGATTTCGATACCGGCTGCCGTCGCGGCGGTATTTGCCGTATCGGTTTTCATAGGAATTGTTGAATCATGTATGGCACGGTTTAGGCTGATAAGTGTGCCAAACCTGCTGTTTACGTCTATCTCACTTGCGATACTGTCGCTTGTTTTTGCCTTAAGGAATTAA
- a CDS encoding proton-conducting transporter membrane subunit codes for MSVILTGIGLIILTGLISLFIRDAKSSTRFGAVGVILGSVISIVPAIKVLCSGNAISLKVPWQVPYGSFYVELDSISALFLIPVLLICSIAAVYGCGYMLAYKNRRLGIPTFFFNILAASMAMVVMARNSILFLAAWEVMSLTSYFLVTFDDEHESVRQAGWIYLVATHIGTAFLLAFFIVLGKYSGSLDFDSSSMLKTIAPAASSGLFLLALVGFGTKAGIMPLHVWLPEAHPAAPSHVSAVMSGVMIKMGIYGIIRTLSILPNIELWWGWLLIGLGIVSGLLGILFALAQHDIKRMLAYSSVENIGIILIGLGQGLVGIASGLEILVVFGFAGALLHIINHSIFKSLLFMGAGSILHSTGTRYMDLLGGLIKRMPQTAAAFVIGAIAICGLPPLNGFIGEFLLYYGSFSAALSDGVRLVVPTAGAIAALAVIGGFALAAFTKVFGIVFLGQPRTSQAANAHKANAEMQIAMWIAAGLCVIIGLAAPLILPAIIPVISQIAPVVSETTAAYISQANKMLLTIVAASIVFMILAAVLVMFRYRLLRNKTAAQSPTWDCGYAAPTPRMQYTSSSFSQPIVDMFKSVLYSRSKTVKIKELFPEQAQFESHTPDVSSEYLYRPIFERVDWVISKMRWVQYGVVQMYVLYIAITLIILLVWKLK; via the coding sequence ATGTCAGTCATATTGACTGGTATCGGTCTTATCATATTGACGGGTCTTATTTCTCTGTTTATCAGAGATGCAAAGAGCAGCACACGGTTCGGTGCTGTCGGGGTCATACTCGGTTCAGTCATAAGTATCGTTCCTGCCATAAAAGTATTATGCAGCGGCAATGCTATTTCATTAAAAGTTCCCTGGCAGGTACCTTACGGTTCATTTTATGTCGAACTTGACAGTATTTCGGCCCTGTTTCTAATTCCTGTTCTCCTGATATGCTCGATTGCCGCGGTTTACGGCTGCGGGTATATGCTTGCGTATAAAAATCGCCGGCTGGGCATACCGACATTTTTCTTTAATATTCTCGCTGCGAGTATGGCAATGGTTGTAATGGCTCGCAACAGCATATTATTCCTCGCAGCATGGGAAGTTATGTCTTTGACGTCATATTTTCTCGTAACCTTCGACGATGAGCATGAATCCGTTCGACAGGCAGGCTGGATTTATCTTGTCGCTACCCATATCGGCACAGCGTTTCTTCTGGCATTTTTCATCGTACTTGGCAAATACAGCGGCTCGCTGGATTTCGACAGTTCGAGCATGCTCAAAACCATCGCTCCGGCGGCATCATCTGGATTGTTCCTGCTGGCCCTGGTCGGATTCGGAACAAAGGCCGGCATTATGCCTCTGCATGTCTGGCTGCCGGAAGCGCATCCTGCTGCGCCGAGCCATGTTTCAGCAGTGATGTCGGGCGTGATGATAAAGATGGGCATTTACGGCATTATTCGTACGCTTTCCATTCTGCCCAATATCGAGCTCTGGTGGGGATGGCTCTTAATCGGCCTGGGCATTGTGTCAGGGTTGTTGGGAATTCTATTCGCTCTTGCGCAGCACGACATCAAACGAATGCTCGCTTATTCGAGCGTGGAAAATATCGGAATTATTTTAATCGGACTTGGCCAGGGCCTGGTCGGTATTGCCAGCGGCTTAGAGATACTCGTAGTTTTCGGTTTCGCCGGGGCTTTATTGCATATAATCAACCATTCGATTTTTAAAAGTCTGTTGTTTATGGGTGCAGGCTCAATCCTGCATTCAACAGGTACACGATATATGGATTTATTGGGCGGTCTCATCAAACGTATGCCTCAAACCGCCGCGGCATTTGTCATAGGCGCAATCGCAATATGCGGGCTGCCGCCGCTTAACGGATTTATCGGCGAGTTCCTTTTATATTACGGCTCATTCAGTGCGGCTCTTTCCGACGGTGTGCGGCTGGTCGTGCCGACCGCAGGTGCTATTGCGGCTCTTGCTGTAATCGGCGGTTTTGCACTGGCTGCCTTTACAAAAGTTTTCGGTATTGTTTTCCTCGGTCAGCCGCGTACATCACAGGCGGCAAACGCACACAAGGCAAACGCGGAAATGCAAATCGCGATGTGGATAGCGGCGGGACTTTGCGTCATTATCGGCCTGGCAGCTCCGCTGATACTTCCGGCAATTATCCCGGTTATTTCTCAAATTGCGCCTGTGGTATCTGAAACAACTGCGGCATATATCAGTCAAGCCAATAAGATGCTTTTAACCATCGTGGCAGCTTCAATAGTATTTATGATTCTCGCCGCGGTTCTTGTAATGTTTCGATACAGACTTTTGCGTAATAAAACTGCTGCACAGTCTCCGACGTGGGACTGCGGTTATGCCGCCCCGACGCCTCGTATGCAATATACTTCGTCCTCGTTCTCACAGCCGATAGTGGATATGTTTAAGAGTGTGCTGTACAGCCGCAGCAAAACTGTGAAAATAAAAGAACTGTTTCCGGAGCAGGCACAATTCGAATCTCATACGCCCGATGTAAGCAGCGAATATCTTTATCGCCCGATATTCGAGCGGGTCGATTGGGTAATAAGTAAAATGCGGTGGGTACAGTATGGCGTCGTGCAAATGTACGTACTCTATATTGCCATTACACTGATAATTCTTCTCGTATGGAAACTCAAATGA
- a CDS encoding PTS sugar transporter subunit IIA, which yields MQLTVRDVAELFAVSEKTVYRWLDQQSLPGYRVNSQYRFNRTELLEWAMANRINVSTELFKEPESVNAQLGSLGEALKMGGIHYRISGEDKTSALRSVVDMMQLPPEVDREFLFNVLLAREEIGSTGIGDGIAIPHVRNPIVLHVPQPTISLCFLEKPIDFKAIDLQPVYCLFTIVSPTARAHLHLLSRLCFALRDEELKNAIKTRALREEIFSHIARIEAELDKLKSAMPEHQEKK from the coding sequence ATGCAATTGACAGTACGAGATGTAGCCGAGTTATTTGCGGTTAGTGAAAAGACGGTATATCGCTGGCTTGACCAGCAATCTCTGCCCGGCTATCGTGTTAACAGTCAGTACCGCTTTAATCGTACAGAATTGCTCGAATGGGCGATGGCCAACCGGATTAATGTTTCGACGGAGCTATTCAAAGAGCCTGAGTCGGTAAACGCCCAGCTCGGAAGTCTAGGCGAAGCCCTCAAAATGGGAGGTATCCACTATCGCATAAGCGGGGAAGATAAAACTTCTGCCCTGCGGTCGGTAGTTGATATGATGCAGCTTCCGCCGGAAGTTGACAGAGAATTTCTGTTCAATGTGCTTCTTGCCCGCGAGGAAATCGGCTCGACCGGCATAGGCGACGGCATTGCGATTCCGCACGTTAGAAATCCAATAGTGCTGCATGTACCACAGCCAACTATCTCGCTGTGTTTTCTGGAAAAACCTATCGATTTCAAAGCAATTGATCTTCAGCCTGTGTATTGCCTTTTTACCATTGTAAGTCCAACTGCCCGGGCACATCTTCATTTGCTGTCACGCCTGTGTTTTGCATTGCGTGATGAGGAACTAAAGAATGCAATTAAAACGCGAGCTTTGCGTGAAGAAATCTTTTCCCATATCGCCCGTATCGAAGCCGAACTTGATAAACTAAAATCAGCGATGCCGGAGCACCAGGAGAAAAAATAA
- a CDS encoding nitroreductase family protein — protein MEIIDLIKTRRSIRRFSQEKLERNFLIELVEAARSAPAGGNIQALEYVIVDEPQTCQKLFECLSWAGHVRPKRNPLLNQRPVAYIVVLVDIEVKSNSAVDAAAAIENILLAAWGKGVGSCWLGAIDRMKILEILNVDEKYQIDSVIALGKPAETPMQEDASEDTKYYLDEKDVLHVPKRPLEKILHINKFIRHSF, from the coding sequence ATGGAAATAATTGATTTAATCAAAACCCGGCGTAGTATCAGGCGATTCAGTCAGGAAAAACTGGAAAGAAATTTTCTGATTGAGCTTGTCGAAGCCGCCCGGTCCGCACCTGCCGGCGGAAACATCCAGGCCCTCGAATATGTTATTGTCGATGAGCCGCAAACCTGCCAAAAACTTTTTGAGTGTCTGTCATGGGCCGGTCACGTCAGGCCGAAAAGAAACCCCCTGCTGAATCAAAGGCCTGTTGCTTACATTGTTGTTCTCGTCGATATCGAAGTTAAGTCCAATTCGGCTGTCGATGCGGCCGCGGCGATAGAAAATATTTTACTTGCCGCCTGGGGCAAAGGCGTCGGCTCATGCTGGCTCGGCGCGATTGACAGGATGAAAATTCTGGAAATTCTTAATGTTGACGAAAAATATCAGATTGATTCTGTCATTGCGCTCGGCAAACCCGCCGAAACCCCGATGCAGGAAGACGCCTCAGAGGATACGAAATATTATCTCGACGAAAAAGATGTTCTGCACGTCCCGAAAAGACCGCTTGAAAAAATCCTCCACATCAATAAATTTATCCGCCATAGCTTTTAG
- a CDS encoding GNAT family N-acetyltransferase — protein sequence MKINIRKACPADQTVAMDIIVRTGFFRPVEEIIAREVFEDAALEKAGCNYQSYVATMENKVAGWVCFGETPCTLGTYDIYWIAVDPDFQKQHIGSQLLAFAEKEISSQKGRLAVIETSGSEKYKSTQNFYIKNGYRQAACVDDFYAPGDPKLIFTKALG from the coding sequence ATGAAAATAAATATTCGAAAAGCCTGCCCTGCTGACCAGACCGTTGCAATGGACATTATAGTAAGGACCGGTTTCTTCCGGCCAGTCGAAGAAATAATCGCCCGTGAAGTATTCGAGGATGCGGCACTGGAAAAGGCCGGCTGCAATTATCAGTCTTATGTCGCAACGATGGAAAACAAGGTTGCCGGCTGGGTATGCTTCGGCGAAACGCCCTGCACGCTCGGTACATACGATATTTACTGGATTGCCGTCGACCCTGATTTTCAGAAACAGCATATCGGTTCGCAATTATTGGCCTTCGCCGAAAAAGAAATCTCATCTCAAAAAGGAAGACTGGCCGTAATCGAGACTTCCGGCTCTGAAAAATATAAATCGACGCAAAATTTTTATATAAAAAACGGCTATCGTCAGGCGGCCTGTGTGGACGATTTTTACGCCCCCGGCGACCCGAAATTAATCTTCACAAAGGCCCTCGGCTAA